Proteins from a single region of Arctopsyche grandis isolate Sample6627 chromosome 1, ASM5162203v2, whole genome shotgun sequence:
- the Oseg2 gene encoding intraflagellar transport protein Oseg2 has protein sequence MQLKYLQTVIEAQENEYPIAALAWSPNNKKLAVATCDRTILIFDETGTRRDKFSTKPSDPSAGRKSYSISCLEFSNDSEMLAVGQTDSIVFVYRLGQGWDTKKVICNKFPLNSPCTCMYWLASSTLLTGQLDGKIRSLECKTNKGNSAWSGNTACISISGFNGNFLVSGHVDGALLVAGSRLLARHPVSPNALCVLENAVLVAGCDKRIVIYDYTGRPVCTFDYSKNTNQREFTVACASASGQAAIVGSYDSCHVIEWSSSQNKWIFGSFLNIPGLYSVRAVTWSRDGSKIAIAGFTGATLIYEAMLKRWLCGTTVEAIRRGQGQLMLKKLDSEIPSLTIQSTLGRSIHTVKVMGGDWYVVCRTENSLIVCDLARSLSSEVEWSGSGERFFFQHAPVCLIYLAGELTLIEYGMDSILASVRTDFINPHLISVRVNEDDSSTIDNKKLAYLLDQKSVCVIDLITGTQITQSRLDARVDWLELSESAHVLLLRDRRRRLLLLNVATGRMEVILSGVNFVQWVEGSDAVVAQTSTHLAIWYSVDDVSSVELMECGGGVATKVEFFKDTPRVFLQNGSIPYVTLDYARLKFCAALRANDFDGCESYLNTLDDVPQANALWQQLANKAMELGDLNMAVRCYRGLGDEARATYLSRTLAVSENYEKEHNENGMQSALVRARLAILSYDLKTAEHIYIEELQDPSKAINMYTSLYRWPDAMAVADRLGLPQATSLKDQYMKHLISSGAEGEAATMLAAHGDARGALQLVLQAGLPSRAARLLKEAPNLLSDRDCYTSVLQALLRSEWWEQAAELCESAGDSQQAVELYAKANSYAKAVQKARQVAPHQVTSLELQWGEWLVERRQWGAAVAHLIEAGDSRAALAAAVRAQQWAKALQIIQVIDDTDSVQEYYEILANHFATIQDWKTAEALWEAGGLIEDGARALGAANQWSRALAFARRTLGTNSATSIFQPEAERLKDEGHLKEAENLYVGLGLTDAAIAMYEAAGRHTSLLRLVGKHRPQLLGAARRRVAQSLRDEGRLRQAEQYFIEADDWKGAIQMYRTSNQWEDAYRISQQYAPPQIQEQVLVAWSNSVDDDAAAARILSSHGALEAGVRWAARGGRWPRALALCNIGAPHLEAAVRAQMASNLEDEGKLEEAEDEFVKGGSAAEAVNMWLHAQQFARALSLAEQYIPEKETEVLQAYAEWAESQGDLPLYEALVIRASRPQDIIKYYKDNLMWDDAIRVCEEYLPQGVHALREEAARAGGPRLPQSNINPENLLRSAVEFTNNGEYWEAIQSLLSVSVESAGAGTVERAALRAARMARDHLSSHQTKQIAPVIAQRLKEAGQEAMGKKVQDALEMENSSIEDTNEESSKAEQLARRGEWPLALEVASTVGPSATARLAIRWAAVLLQQPDTPEYQNTDGSITGGVVAALTVLIRWGAAGSGSFTLVAPLLARTSALPSPPFTIFRDLRNVIHTIMMSSEGETDGIKTIEKMLEASALLCVREACRHASSLKPLALRAATALLRHTDILSADNAFYEAGNIMKEAGRENEALVFLNRYLDLAEAADADLGDAAPIDHADFGDTDFPQEVVLGGSALTSRLHDEVREWVLAVSLDQNISQTLPLDKRNLYECCLGPGDVACVLTGFPLTSRIVHFSNGRAANRDAWAKLQLHCSTEPASDPADCRRFLTAWCGADDYNLA, from the exons atgcaattaaaatatttgcagACTGTAATAGAAGCACAA GAAAATGAATACCCAATTGCTGCATTGGCGTGGTCtcctaataataaaaagcttgcagTTGCAACATGTGATAGAACAATTCTTATATTCGATGAAACTGGCACCAGAAGGGATAAATTTAGCACCAAACCTTCTGATCCCAGTGCTGGCAGAAAATCCTATTCAATATCat GCTTGGAATTCAGCAATGACTCTGAAATGTTAGCAGTTGGTCAAACGGATAGTATCGTTTTTGTGTATAGATTGGGTCAGGGCTGGGATACCAAGAAAGTCATCTGCAATAAGTTTCCTTTGAATTCTCcatgcacatgtatgtattgGTTAGCCTCCAGTACTTTATTGACCGGGCAATTAGATGGAAAAATAAG GTCTCTAGAATGTAAGACGAATAAAGGAAATAGTGCCTGGTCTGGAAACACTGCTTGCATATCTATATCAGGCTTCAATGGAAACTTTTTGGTATCGGGGCATGTTGATGGAGCACTGCTCGTAGCTGGAAGCCGACTTCTAGCACGGCACCCTGTATCTCCAAATGCACTTTGTGTATTGGAAAACGCC GTTTTGGTCGCAGGGTGTGATAAACGAATTGTGATATATGATTATACGGGTCGACCCGTATGCACTTTTGACTATTCTAAAAATACTAATCAGCGAGAATTCACTGTAGCATGTGCCAGTGCTAGTGGACAA GCTGCAATTGTCGGTAGTTATGATTCGTGTCACGTAATCGAATGGTCATCGAGTCAGAATAAATGGATTTTTggatcatttttaaatatacccgGACTTTATTCAGTGCGAGCTGTTACTTGGAGTCGTGACGGATCGAAAATTGCAATTGCAGGATTCACTGGTGCTACGTTGATTTATGAAGCAATGCTAAA GCGTTGGTTGTGTGGAACAACAGTTGAAGCAATTAGAAGGGGACAAGGTCAATTAATGTTGAAGAAATTAGACAGTGAAATACCTTCTCTAACTATTCAATCAACGCTTGGTAGAAGTATTCATACAGTAAAAGTAATGG gtGGTGATTGGTATGTTGTATGCCGAACAGAAAATTCTTTAATTGTATGCGATTTGGCACGTTCTCTAAGTAGTGAA GTGGAATGGTCTGGATCTGGtgaaaggtttttttttcaacatgcTCCCGTATGCCTAATATACCTTGCTGGTGAACTCACTCTCATAGAATATGGCATGGATTCCATTCTCGCTTCT gtTCGGACTGATTTTATAAATCCTCATCTCATAAGTGTGAGAGTAAATGAAGACGATTCCAGTACTATCGATAACAAAAAGTTGGCATATTTATTAGATCAAAAAAGTGTTTGCGTTATCGACTTGATCACAG gaacTCAAATAACCCAGTCCAGGCTGGATGCTCGTGTGGATTGGTTAGAACTGAGTGAATCTGCACACGTTCTACTATTGCGTGATCGCCGTAGaagacttttattattaaatgtagcAACTGGAAGAATG gaAGTTATATTGAGCGGTGTGAATTTTGTTCAATGGGTAGAAGGAAGTGATGCTGTTGTTGCTCAAACTTCAACTCACTTAGCAATATG gtATTCCGTCGATGATGTAAGCTCTGTTGAACTCATGGAATGTGGAGGTGGAGTTGCAACAAAAGTGGAATTTTTTAAAGATACTCCTAGAGTTTTCTTACAAAACGGTTCAATTCCTTATGTAACCCTCGATTATGCAAGACTAAAATTct GTGCTGCACTTAGAGCAAATGATTTTGACGGGTGTGAATCATACTTGAACACATTGGATGATGTGCCCCAAGCGAATGCACTTTGGCAGCAATTAGCCAATAAAGCAATGGAACTTGGAGACCtgaat atgGCAGTCCGGTGCTATCGAGGGTTGGGAGATGAGGCAAGAGCTACTTATCTATCGCGTACTTTGGCAGTTTCAGAAAATTATGAGAAAGAACACAATGAAAATG gtatgcagTCTGCTCTTGTGCGAGCTCGCTTGGCTATTTTATCATACGATTTAAAAACTGCTGAGCATATTTACATTGAAGAGCTTCAAGATCCATCCAAAGCCATCAACATGTACACATCCTTATACAGATGGCCTGATGCAATGGCAGTTGCCGATAGATTGGGTCTGCCACAAGCAACAAGCTTAAAAGACCAATATATGAAACACCTTATATCATCTG GCGCAGAGGGTGAAGCAGCTACCATGCTTGCTGCTCACGGGGATGCAAGAGGAGCATTGCAATTGGTTCTTCAAGCAGGTTTACCCAGTCGTGCTGCCCGGCTACTCAAAGAAGCACCAAATTTGCTTAGCGATCGTGATTGTTATACTTCTGTACTTCAAGCGCTTTTAAGG aGTGAATGGTGGGAACAAGCAGCTGAACTCTGTGAAAGTGCGGGCGATTCTCAACAAGCAGTCGAATTATATGCAAAGGCTAATTCTTATGCGAAAGCAGTTCAAAAAGCTCGACAG GTGGCTCCACATCAAGTTACATCATTAGAATTGCAATGGGGTGAATGGTTAGTAGAAAGAAGGCAGTGGGGAGCTGCTGTAGCTCATTTGATTGAAGCTGGGGACTCACGGGCAGCATTAGCTGCTGCAGTCCGTGCGCAGCAGTGGGCAAAAGCTTTACAAATTATTCAA gtcATAGATGATACAGATTCAGTTCAAGAGTATTATGAGATTCTGGCTAATCATTTTGCAACAATCCAA GATTGGAAAACAGCAGAAGCATTGTGGGAAGCTGGAGGTTTGATTGAAGACGGCGCTAGAGCTTTGGGTGCAGCAAATCAATGGAGTAGAGCACTTGCTTTTGCTCGTCGCACTCTTGGAACAAACTCTGCAACGTCGATTTTCCAACCGGAAGCTGAGCGTCTTAAAGACGAGG gTCATCTTAAAGAAGCTGAAAATCTTTATGTCGGCTTAGGCTTAACCGATGCTGCAATAGCTATGTATGAAGCTGCAGGTCGCCATACATCACTTTTAAGGCTCGTTGGCAAACATAGGCCACAGTTGTTAGGTGCAGCAAGAAGAAGAGTTGCTCAAAGTTTGAGAGATGAAGGTCGACTTCGGCAAGCTgaacaatattttattgaagCAG ACGATTGGAAAGGAGCGATTCAGATGTACAGAACATCAAATCAATGGGAGGATGCTTATAGAATATCGCAACAGTATGCACCTCCACAAATTCAAGAACAA GTGTTAGTGGCATGGTCAAACTCAGTCGACGATGATGCAGCTGCTGCTCGAATTCTCAGTAGCCATGGAGCGTTAGAAGCTGGTGTTCGATGGGCAGCGCGTGGTGGAAGATGGCCGAGAGCTCTCGCTCTTTGTAATATCGGTGCTCCTCATTTGGAAGCTGCTGTTCGAGCTCAAATGGCCTCTAATTTAGAAGACGAAGGAAAG TTGGAAGAAGCTGAAGATGAGTTTGTAAAAGGTGGAAGTGCTGCAGAAGCTGTCAATATGTGGTTACATGCCCAACAATTTGCACGAGCTCTTTCACTTGCAGAACAGTACATTCCTGAAAAG GAAACGGAAGTATTACAAGCGTATGCTGAGTGGGCAGAGTCTCAAGGAGACCTTCCACTGTATGAAGCATTAGTAATACGGGCTAGTCGACCTcaagatataattaaatattataaagataATT TAATGTGGGACGATGCAATAAGAGTGTGTGAAGAGTATTTGCCACAAGGAGTACACGCTTTGAGAGAAGAAGCTGCTCGTGCGGGAGGTCCTAGATTACCACAAAGCAATATAAATCCGGAAAATTTACTTAGATCTGCAGTTGAATTTAcaaataa TGGAGAATATTGGGAGGCAATACAATCTTTGTTGTCAGTTAGTGTTGAAAGTGCAGGAGCAGGAACCGTAGAACGGGCTGCTTTGAGAGCTGCCAGAATGGCCAGAGATCACTTATCATCCCATCAAACCAAACAAATAGCTCCTGTAATTGCTCAAAg attgAAAGAAGCTGGACAAGAAGCAATGGGCAAGAAAGTTCAAGATGCTTTGGAAATGGAGAATTCTAGTATTGAAGACACAAATg AAGAAAGCAGTAAAGCTGAACAGTTAGCTCGACGTGGAGAATGGCCTCTTGCACTAGAAGTTGCTTCAACTGTTGGGCCATCTGCAACTGCTCGTCTTGCAATCCGATGGGCTGCTGTCTTATTGCAACAACCAGACACACCCGAATATCAA AATACCGATGGGTCAATAACAGGTGGGGTAGTCGCTGCTTTAACAGTACTTATACGATGGGGTGCTGCAGGATCAGGATCATTCACTTTGGTAGCACCTTTGCTGGCGAGAACATCTGCTCTACCAAGTCCGCCGTTTACAATATTCCGTGATTTGAGAAATGTCATACATACTATT ATGATGAGTAGCGAAGGAGAAACTGATGGtataaaaacaatagaaaaaatgTTAGAAGCTTCGGCATTACTTTGCGTGAGAGAAGCTTGTCGTCATGCATCTTCGCTCAAGCCTTTGGCTTTGAGGGCTGCTACAGCATTATTACGCCATACAGACATTCTATCAGCAGATAATG CGTTTTATGAGGCTGGAAACATAATGAAAGAAGCTGGACGAGAAAATGAGGCATTGGTGTTCCTTAATCGTTATCTTGATCTTGCTGAAGCTGCAGATGCTGATTTAGGTGATGCTGCACCAATCGATCATGCAGATTTCG GAGATACAGATTTTCCTCAAGAAGTGGTTCTCGGAGGATCTGCTCTCACGAGTCGTTTACACGATGAAGTGCGCGAATGGGTGCTTGCTGTATCCCTCGATCAAAACATTTCACAG aCGCTACCTCTGGATAAACGTAATTTGTATGAATGCTGTTTGGGACCTGGAGATGTTGCTTGTGTCCTAACGGGATTTCCATTAACATCGCGAATAGTTCATTTTTCAAATG GACGAGCTGCAAATAGAGATGCCTGGGCAAAACTTCAATTGCATTGTAGCACAGAACCAGCTAGTGATCCAGCAGATTGTAGGCGATTTCTTACTGCTTGGTGTGGAGCAGATGATTACAATTTAGCTTAG